CAGATGGTGGCCAACTTCCTCGGCGGGGGAGCGGTCTGCAACGCCTTCGCGGGCCAGGTCGGCGCCGAGGTGTGCGTCGTGGACGTCGGCGTCGCCGCCGACCTGCCCGCCACGCCCGGCCTGCTGCCCCGCAAGATCCGCGGCGGCACGTCCGACATGACCACCGGCCCCGCGATGACCCGCGAGGAGGCCAAGGCGGCCATCGAGGTCGGCATCGAGACCGCCCGCGACCTGGTGGCGGCCGGCAACAAGGCGCTGCTCACCGGCGAGATGGGCATCGCCAACACCACGGCGTCCGCCGCGCTGATCTCGGTGTTCACCGGCGCCGACCCGGCCGAGGTCACCGGCCGCGGCACGGGCATCAACGACGAGACGCTGGCCCGCAAGACCGAGGTCGTCCGCCGCGCCCTGGAACTCCACCAGCCGGACCCGGCCGACCCCATCGGCGTCCTCGCGGCCATCGGCGGGTTCGAGCACGCGGCGATGGTCGGCCTGCTCCTCGGCGGCGCCTCCCTGCGTACGCCGGTGATCCTGGACGGCGTCAGCGCCGGCGCCGCGGCCCTCGTGGCCCGCGCCATCGCCCCCGAGGTCCTCGCGGCCTGCATCGCCGGCCACCGCAGCGCGGAGCCCGGCCACGTGGCCGCCCTCAACAAGCTCGGCCTGCGCCCGCTGGTCGACCTGGACCTGCGCTTGGGCGAGGGCACGGGCGCCCTGCTGGCGCTGCCGCTGGTACAGAGCACGGCGCGGGCGATGCACGAGGTGGCTACGTTCGACTCGGCGGGTGTCACCGAGAAGTAGGCGTCACGGCATGGGGTGGTCCGGTGCCCAGCTGCCGGACCACCCGGTGCCCTCTGCCCTGCGCATCGCTAAAATCGCACGTCAGGGCCGCTCCGAAGGTGCAGCGCGCCCCCATCGCACAGCTGCACGAGGAGCCCCGCCATGGCCGAACACCCCGCCTACCCCGTAGGCCTTCGCCTCTCCGGCCGCCGCGTGGTCGTCCTCGGCGCCGGCACGGTGGCCCAGCGCCGCCTCCCCGCACTCATCGCAGCCGGCGCGGACATCGTCGTCGTATCCCCCGCGGCGACCCCCTCGGTCGAGGCCATGGCGGACGCGGGCGAGATCGCCTGGGTCAAGCGGCCCTACCAGGACGGCGACCTCGCCGAAGCCTGGTACGCCCTCATCGCCACCAGCGACCCCGAGGCCAACGCACAAGCCTCCGCCGAGGCCGAGCGCCACCGCGTCTGGTGCGTCCGCTCCGACAACGCCGACCGGGCGACCGCCTGGACCCCGGCCACCGGCCACAGCGAGGGCGTCACCGTCGCCGTGCTCACCACGGACGCGCGCGGTCGCGACCCCCGCCACACCGCCGCCATCCGGGACGCGGTGGTCGAAGGCCTGCGCGACGGCACCCTGGTGGCGCCCCACCACCGCACCCGCACCCCGGGCGTCGCCCTGGTCGGCGGCGGCCCCGGCGACCCCGACCTGATCACGGTCCGCGGGCGCCGGCTGCTCGCCGAGGCGGACGTCGTCATCGCCGACCGGCTCGGTCCGCGCGACCTGCTCGCCGAACTCCCGCCGCACGTCGAGGTGATCGACGCGGCGAAGATCCCGTACGGCCGCTACATGGCCCAGGAGGCCATCAACGACGCGCTCATCGAGCACGCCAAGCAGGGCAAGTCGGTCGTACGGCTCAAGGGCGGCGACCCGTTCGTCTTCGGCCGGGGCATGGAGGAGGTCCAGGCGCTCGCCGAGGCCGGCATCCCCTGCACCGTGGTCCCCGGCATCTCCAGCTCGATCTCCGTGCCGGGCGCGGCCGGCATCCCCGTCACCCACCGGGGCGTCGCCCACGAGTTCACGGTCGTCAGCGGCCATGTCGCCCCGGACGACGAGCGTTCCCTGGTCGACTGGCCGGCGCTGGCCAGGCTCACCGGCACACTCGTGATCCTCATGGGCGTCGACAAGATCGGGAAGATCGCCGAGACGCTCGTCGCCCACGGCAAGTCCCCGGACACTGCGGTGGCGCTGGTGCAGGAGGGTACGACGGCCGCGCAGCGCCGTGTCGATGCCACCCTCGCCACGGTCGCCGAGACCGTACGGACCGAGGAAGTGAAGCCCCCCGCGGTCATCGTCATCGGCGAGGTCGTCACGGTCGGCCCCGGGTCCCCGGCCTGACGGGTCCTTGATCACGCGTAACCCGGGGTAACACACCCCTTCCCAGCCGTTGGCACCACACCCAGGACAAGGCAGTATCACCCTGTGGCCGATCTCATCACCGTCGAGGATCCCGACGACCCCCGTCTCTCCGACTACACGGGCCTGACCGACGTCGAGCTGCGCCGCAAGCGCGAGCCCGCCGAGGGCCTGTTCATCGCCGAGGGCGAGAAGGTCATCCGCAGGGCCAAGGAAGCGGGCTACGAGATGCGCTCCATGCTGCTCTCGGCCAAGTGGATCGACGTCATGCGCGACGTCATCGACGAACTGCCCGCACCCGTCTACGCCGTGAGCCCCGAACTCGCCGAGCAGGTCACCGGCTACCACGTGCACCGCGGCGCCCTCGCCTCGATGCAGCGCAAGCCGCTGCCCACGGCCGGCGAACTCCTGCGCTCCGCCCGCCGGGTGGTGGTCATGGAGTCGGTCAACGACCACACCAACATCGGCGCGATCTTCCGCTCGGCGGCCGCCCTCGGCATGGACGCGGTGCTGCTGTCGCCCGACTGCGCCGACCCGCTGTACCGGCGGAGCGTCAAGGTGTCCATGGGCGCGGTGTTCTCGGTGCCGTACGCCCGGCTGGAGACCTGGCCGAAGGGCCTGGAGCAGGTCCGTGAGGCCGGCTTCGCTCTGCTCGCCCTCACCCCGGACGACAAGGCCCGCAGCCTCGACGAGGCCGCCCCGCACAGGATGGACCGCGTGGCGCTGATGCTCGGCGCCGAGGGCGACGGCCTGTCCACCCAGGCCCTGGTCGCCGCCGACGAATGGGTCCGTATCCCGATGTCCCACGGCGTCGACTCGCTCAACGTGGGAGCGGCCGCGGCGGTCGCCTTCTACGCGGTGGCCACGGGCCGCCCGGAGTCCTGAGTCCCTCGCCCGCCGGACCGGACTCCTGCGCGGCTGCTACCCGGCGGGCTCGTGACGTGCCCGAGGCGTGAGCCCTTGACGCCCCGGCTGCCCCCGGGGCGTCGGTCACTTCCCGAAGTCCTGGCTCGGCGGTGACTCGTACCCATGGGACGCCGGCTGGTCGGCATCCGTGGTCAGGGGGCTCGGCTGGGCGTGCTGCTGGTGCCGGCCGCTGTCGTCGCCGAGCCCGCGTGCCGGGCCCTGGCAGCCCTGGGCCACCGCGATGCCGAGGGCCACGAGCAGCGTCACCACGACGAACACGAAGAGCCGCTGGCGCAGCAGCCGGGGATTGGCCGGCCGCAGCCCGGTGCCCGTCGTACGCTGCGCCGGCCGCCCGGAGGCGTTGCGCCCGGCGGGACGCTTTCCGCTGCCCGAGCGCGGGCCGCCGGCGCGCGGCACCGGGGTCGGGCGTGCCGAGCCAGGCCGCGCGGGGACACCCGTACCGTTGCCGCGCGGGCCGTTGCCGGCACCGCCGCGCGCCGGGACACCGCTCCGGGAGGGGGCGCTGCCGCGCGGCACCGGCGTGCCGGGGGAGGTGCGCCGCTGGGTGCGCTGCTGCTCGGGGTAGGTGTCGACGAGCCGCCCGGTGGGCCGGTCCGCCTCCGCGGCGCGCGGCGCGGGCGGCCGTACGTCGGCCAGCCCCTGTGCCTCACGCGCGGCGATCTCCTTCAGCCGCAGCGACAGCTGCAGCGTGCTGGGCCGGTCGTCGGGGTCCTTCGCCAGGCAGGCCCGCACCAGCGGGGCGAGCGCGTCCGGTACGCCGTGCAGCTGCGCTTCCTCGTGCACCACCCGGTACAGCATCACCTCGGAACTGCCGTGCCCGAAGGGCGAGTCGCCGGTGGAGGCGTAGGCGAGGGTGGCACCCAGGGAGAAGACGTCCGTCGCCGGGGTGACGGCCGCGCCGCGCACCTGTTCGGGCGCGAGGAAGCCGGGCGAACCGACCGCCGTACCGACGTGGGTGAGCGTGGAGGCGCCGGTGGCCCAGGCGATGCCGAAGTCGATGATCCGCGGCCCCTTCGGGGACAGCAGGATGTTGGAGGGCTTGAGGTCCCGGTGGACCACACCGGCCTCGTGCACGGCGACCAGGCCCTCGGACAGCGCCGCGCCGATCGATGCGGCGTCGGCCGCGCCGAGCGGGCCCTCGTCGGCGACCTTGTCGTGCAGGGACGGCCCGGGCACGTACTGTGTGGCGAACCAGGGCCGCTCGGCCTCCAGGTCGGCTGCCACCAGCCGGGCGGTACAGCCGCCCCTGATCCGCCGGGCGGCGGAGACCTCACGCGCGAACCGCGACCGGAATTCCTGATCCTCCGCCAGGTCGGGCCGGATCACCTTCAGCGCGACCCGCTGCCCCTTCTTGTCGGAGCCGAGGTAGACCACGCCCATCCCGCCCGCGCCGAGCCGTCGGTGAAGCCTGAACGAGCCGACGACGCGCGGGTCCTCGCGCCTCAGGCGCATCATCGCCATGTTCATCCCCGCTGCCCGGTCCCTGTGACGTGGCACAGCTTACGTTTCCACGGCCGCCTGCGCGCAGAGGCCGCGCCCTCCGCCCCGGACGGATTGTGCGGGCGGTCGATACCAGGTGAAACACGGTCAGGAAGTCGGCCGCTTCCGGGACATTGAGCAAGACGTGGACCCAACCGATGCTGAGCGCAGGGGCGTTGACGGTTCGTCGCGGCAGGTGGTGCCGGTCCGCGCACCCCCTCCACCCCCACCGGGGACCGGCCGGGGGACAGGGCAGGGAACGGATCACGAACCGGCCGCAGCACATGCTCCACCCCCGGTCGAAGTGATCGAAGTCACTCCTCCCAGCCCATCGGACGCTTCGGAAATGACCGGACACAGTGGGCGACCCCTCCGGGAAGACCCCGAGACCCTGAGCCGTGTCTCCACCCAGGGGAGTACGTCCCAGGTCATGGCTCATCCTCGGGGAGGCCCGGCAATCGGTACGAAGGCATGACGCCCGGGACCGGCCCCGTGCCTAGATTTGAGGTCAAGCGGCGGGTGCAGCACTCGTCCCCCGAGGTCAGACACCCGCCGCTGCCGACGACAACCGACACGGTCAGGAGAGGGACCATGGCCCACACGGCACCGCGACGTCCCGCGTTCGCACCCCGCCGGACGGGCCGCCGCCACCCCCTGGTGGCGACGCTCATGGCCCTTCCCCTGGCGGCCCTGCTCCTGCTCGTCTTCGACGGCTGGGAGACGGTGGCCACACAGGCGTCGTCCGTGGGTGCGATGCTGGGGCGCTGAGCGGCGACCCCAGGCCCGGAAGAGCGGTCCGGGCGGGGACATCCATCCAGGAAACCCCGTGGGGACGGGGGTGCGGCGGACGGCACAAATGCCGGCGCAGCTGGGGAGCTGCGCCGGCATTGCGCCGTTTACGGGGCGACCGCGAGCCTGCGGGTACGCATTCCGGGCGCGGCCGCCTTCGAAGTGGCACCCCGCCGGCGCGGGCCGGCGAGACCCGCCCCCGCCCGGCGCGAGTTCCGGGCAGCAGCCGAGCGACCCCCCCGAAGCCGTCGTACGCTCACCCTCAGCCCCGCGACCCCAGAGGCCCCCTTGACCCTCCTCCCCGCGCTCACCGCAGAGGTCAGAGCCGCCGCCCACCCGGACAACGCCGAAGGCCCCTGCACCTGCACCGGCACCTGCGGCCCCCTCGCCGACCGCCCGGACGCCACCGTCGTACGGCACGCCGGCACCGTCGCCAAGGCCCACGCCCCGGGCACGGACCCCGCCGAGCTGACCCTCCGCCTGGCCACCGCCGCCCGTCTCCCGGACGTGCTCCTGCCCCCGCTCGCCCCGGCCCCCACTCCGTTGCGGGACCGCCTGGTGACCTTCTGGCCGTACGGCACCCCCGTGGACCCCGACGCCCCGGACGCGGCCCCCTGGGAGGCCACCGCCACCCTCCTCGCCCGCCTGCACCGCACGCCCCCGCCCGACGGCCTGCCTGCGATGCGCGGTCCCGCCAAGGCCGCCCGGGCCGTCGCCCGGCTCCACGCTGCCCTGCGCACCGAACCCCGGGCGGCGGCCGTCCCCGTCCTCGCCGCCTGGGCCGCCCTCCCCGCCTGGGCCCGCGCCGAGGCCCCCATGCCCGGCGCCCCCGCCCTCTGCCACGGCGACCTGCACCTCGGCCAGCTCGTCCGGCACCCGGCACCGGACGGCCCCTGGCGGCTGATCGACGTCGACGACCTGGGAACCGGCGTCCCGGCCTGGGACCTGGCCCGTCCCGCCGCCTGGTACGCCTGCGGGCTCCTCCCGCCCGACGAGTGGACCCGTTTCCTCGGCGCGTACCAGCGGGCCGGCGGCCCGGCCGTACCCGCGGCCGGTGACCCCTGGCCCGTCCTGGACGTCCCGGCCCGCGCGCTGACCGTGCAGACGGCCGCCCTCGCCGTCACCAAGGCGGTCGCGGCCGGCCGTCCGCTGGACGAGGTGGAACAGGCCATCGTCGACGCATGTGCCCGAATGGCCCCGATTCCACACCAGTTGGCGCCCGGGGTCACGGACTAGGCTGCAACCGTCCCGGGCTGGACGGAGTCTGTCCTGGGGGGATCCGAAGCAGGACCGACCGGCGAGGAGTTGAGCCGACGATGCATTGTCCGAAGTGCCATGCGCCGATGCACACCTACAACCGCAACGGCGTCCAGATCGAGCAGTGCAGCGGCTGCCGCGGCATCTTTCTCGACTACGGCGAGCTGGAGGCGCTGACGCAGCTGGAGGCCCAGTGGTCCAGGTCCGTCCCGCCGGCCCCGCAGTCGTACCCGGCCCCGCCCGCGCCCGCCTGGGGCGCCCCGCACGGCGGCCACCACGGCGGTCACCACGGTGGTCACGAGCACTACGGCCACCACGGTCACCATGGCCACAAGAGCTGGGCTCACATGCTCTTCTCCAGCTGATCCGGCTGGGCGCACGAAGAAGCCCCCGGCCGTACGAGACGGCCGGGGGCTCCTTGTGGTGTGGACGATACTGGGATTGAACCAGTGACCTCTTCCGTGTCAGGGAAGCGCTCTCCCGCTGAGCTAATCGTCCGAAGGCTGTGACCCGGGGGTCACAGTCGGTGCGCGATACTGGGATTGAACCAGTGACCTCTTCCGTGTCAGGGAAGCGCTCTCCCGCTGAGCTAATCGCGCGGGTGGGGATCTTGGCGAAGACCCGTGGATCTTGGGAGAAGATCCAGTGGACGATACTGGGATTGAACCAGTGACCTCTTCCGTGTCAGGGAAGCGCTCTCCCGCTGAGCTAATCGTCCTTGGAGGTGGAGACGGGATTTGAACCCGTGTAGACGGCTTTGCAGGCCGTTGCCTCGCCTCTCGGCCACTCCACCAGGAGTGTAGGGGATCGGGAAGACCCCTTCTTCCTTCGAGCGGACGACGAGGCTCGAACTCGCGACCTCAACCTTGGCAAGGTTGCGCTCTACCAACTGAGCTACGTCCGCTTGTCGTTTCGATCCGCTTCCGCGGCCCGGCGACGTGTTGAACTCTAGCGGATTCCCGGGCCAGTACAAAAACGCGTTTGCGCAGCGTGTGCCGCTGCCCCCGGCGGACCCCGTGGTCAGGGCTCCCTCCGGGACATCCCGGAGCCACCCGTCGGACACCCGACCTAGACTCGACCACGTGCTTCACCACCCTTCCGGCCTCCCTCCCCTCGCCCGCTTCGGCGACCGCGTCGCCACCGGCCTGCTCGACGTCACCAGCGATCCCGCTGCCCTGGACTCCACGGGCTTCTGGGCCGTCTGCGCCGACTTCGAGGGCCGGCTGACGTGCGCCCGCTTCGCGGACGTACGCAAGGAGCCGGTGCCCGCCCCGGTGCCGGGCGGCTGGCGGGGACCGGCGCTGGGTGACTGGACCTCCTCCCTGGACCGGGCCGCGTACACGGCGGCCGTCCGCCGGATACGCGAGCACATCGCGGCCGGCGAGGTCTACCAGGCCAATCTCTGCCGGGTGCTCGGCGCGCCGGTCGCCGCGGACGCCGACGTGGACGCCCTGACCGCCCTGCTGGCCCGCGGCAACCCGGCGCCGTACGCCGGAACGATCCGGCTGCCGGAACACGGCGTGGAGATCGCCACCGCCTCGCCCGAGCTCTTCCTGCGCCGGGACGGGCGTGTCGTGGAGTCGGGACCCATCAAGGGCACCGGACGCACGGAGGCGGACCTCCTGGAGAAGGACTACGCCGAGAACGTCATGATCGTGGACCTGGTCCGCAACGACCTCGGGCGTGTCTGTACGACGGGCAGCGTGACCGTCCCCGACCTGTGCGCCGTGGAGAAGCACCCCGGCCTGGTCCACCTGGTCTCCACCGTCCGCGGCGAGCTGCGCGACGGGGCCGGGTGGCCGGAACTCCTCACGGCCGCCTTCCCGCCCGGTTCGGTGACCGGCGCGCCGAAGTCGAGCGCCCTCACGATCATCGAGGCCCTGGAGCCCGCCCCGCGCGGGCCGTACTGCGGCGGCATCGGCTGGGTCGACGCCGACCGGGGCGTGGGCGAGCTGGCCGTGGGCATCCGCACCTTCTGGATCGACCGCGCCGAGGGCGCGCTTCGATTCGGCACCGGCGCCGGCATCACCTGGGGATCGGACCCCGAGGGGGAGTGGCGGGAGACCGAGCTGAAGGCGTCCCGGCTGCTCGCGGTAGCGTCGGGGGCGTACGAGGCGAATGGAAGGGTGTTCGCATGAGGATCTGGCTGGACGGAGAGCTGCGGGACCCGGAGTCCGCCCGAGTCTCCGTCTTCGATCACGGACTCACCGTCGGTGACGGCATCTTCGAGACGGTGAAGGCGGTCGGCGGCAGGCCGTTCGCGCTCACCCGCCACCTGGACCGCCTGACCCGTTCCGCCCGGGGCCTCGGCCTGCCCGACCCCGACCACGACGAGATCCGCGAGGCGTGTACGGCCGTCCTGGCGGCCAACCCGATGCCGCTCGGCCGGCTGCGGATCACCTACACCGGCGGTCACGGCCCGCTCGGCTCCGACCGCGGCGAGCACGGCCCGACCCTCGTGGTCGCCGTCGGCGAGACCACCCGCCGCCCGGACACCACCGCCGTGATCACCGTCCCGTGGACCCGCAACGAGCGCGGCGCCCTCACCGGCCTGAAGACCACCTCGTACGCCGAGAACGTCGTGGCCCTCGCCCGCGCCCATGAACACGGCGCCTCCGAGGCGCTGTTCGGCAACACGGTCGGACGGCTCTGCGAGGGCACCGGGTCGAACGTCTTCGTCGTCCTGGACGGCGAGATCCACACCCCGCCGGTCGCCTCCGGCTGCCTCCCCGGCATCACCCGGGCGCTGACGGTCGAGTGGACGGGAGCCAAGGAGACCGACCTGCCGCTGGACGTCCTGGACCGCGCCGACGAGGTCTTCCTCACCTCGACCCTGCGGGACGTCCAGGCCGTGCACCGGGTCGACGACGTCGAGCTGGCCGGGGCCCCGGGCCCGGTGACCGCCAAGGCCATGCGGATCTTCGACGAGCGGGCCGGGCAGGACCTGGACCCGTAACGGGCGCGGAAACAGGCTGACGTGAGTCTTCTAGACGGGTAGAACACCCCTGATGACCACGACCCTGCGGCCGGCCGAGCCGCTCCAGCAGCATCCCGACGGCACCCGTTCCCGCCGGTTCCAGGTGTGCGTGAACAGCCGTCCCGTCGGCGAGATCCACCTCGGCACCTCGCCGTCCTTCGGCGACTCGGTGGCCCGCGTGATCGACCTGCGGATCGACGAGCCCGACCGGCGGCGCGGCCGGGGCACGGTCGCCGCGCTGGCCGCCGAGGAGGTGGCGCGCGGCTGGGGCTGCACACAGATCGAGACCCTCGTCCCGGCCTCGGCGGACATCGCCCTGCGCCTGTTCGGCGCCCTCGGCTACACCCTGCGCAACCGCGGCATGGAAAAGCGCCTAGACACCACCCCGCCCGAGCTGCCGCCGGGCAGCGGCGCGCGGCGCATGACCGAGGCCGAGTTCGACGCGTGGCACGCGTACGAGAGCGAGGAGTACGCGCGCCTGTGGATCGAGCGCGGTGTCCCCGAGGCCGCGGCGCGTGCCAAGGCCCGCCGTGACCACGAGAGGCTGCTGCCGCACGGGCTCGCGAGCGCGGGCATGCTCTTCAGCGTCCTGGAGCACGAAGGGGCCCGGGTGGGCACGCTGTGGGTGGCCCTGCGGGACGGCAGCGCGTATGTGTTCGACGTCAAGGCCGACGCGGCCCACCGCGGCCGGGGGCACGGGCGCACGCTCATGCTGCTGGCCGAGCGCCAGGCGATCGAGGCCGGCCGGCCGGTCCTCGGCCTCAACGTGCACGCGGGCAACACCCCGGCCGAGCGGCTGTACGAGTCACTCGGCTACGAGACCACGGACCACGCCCTGTCCAAGCCCCTTCTGTAGACGCCCGCGGGCTCAGGCGTCACGCTCGCCCAGCAGCCGATCGGCGATCTCCTCGATGCGCTCGCGCAGCCCCTCCTGGCTCTTGCCGCCGTCGAGGCGTTCGCCGCCGATGACATACGTCGGGGTGCCGGTCACGCCGATCGCCTTGCCCTCGGCCTGGTCGGCGTCCACGATCAGGATGTGCCGGCCGTCGATCAGCGCGGTGTCGAACTCCTCGGCGTCCAGGCCGAGTTCACGGGCCGCCTCGACCAGGAAGGGTTCTCCCGCACGGTCCAGCTCCTCGACCCGCTCCAGCACGGCCTCCACGTACGGCCAGCCCTTGCCCTGCTCCAGCGCCTCCTCGGCGGCCTGCGCGGCGGCGAAGGCGTGCTTGTGCTTCTCCAGCGGGAAGTGCCGCAGCCGCAGCTCCAGCCGGTCGCCGTAGCGGGCGCGCAGGGCGCGGACGTCGTCGAGGGCGGTGCGGCAGTCGGGGCACTGCAGTTCGCACCAGACGTCGAGAACGAGGGCGTCGGTGCGTGCGGGGGAGGAGTCGCTCATGCCGACCAGTCTTCCAGGCCGGACGCGGGCTACCCAATCGGGACGGCGCGGGTGCGGCGCTCTGGCCGCAGGCGCAGGCGCGGGTGCGGGTGCGGGTGCGGGTGCGGGTGGTCCGGGTGCGGCACCGCACCGGCACTCCAGTAGGAGACGACCCGGAGATGTCCCTGATGTCCCGCGGGGGCGTGGCATCGCGGGGACGAGGCGGTGCAGGATGGAGGGGACGGGGCGGCGTGCCGTGCCGGCATGCGGTGTCCGCCGCGTGTGCACTCTCCCTACTCCCACTCATTCCACCCGACCCAGCCCGCCAGGAGGACCGGATGATTGCCGAGACCGTCTGCTCCGCCGTGTCCGCGGCGGGCCTGGGCATCGCGGTGGTCACGGCCTACCGCAAGCGTTTCCTCGCGGCGGCCCGCATCGCGGCCTACTCGCTGGTGCCGGTCGGCCTGGTGATGACCGGGGTCGTCGGCTGGCTCGCCGACACCGCCTTCAGCCCCACCGCCTGGGCGGGCTTCGGGGTGCTGGGCGCCGCCTGGCTCCTGTTCGCGGGCACCCGTGCGGTAGAACGCCGGCGCGGCGGCACCCGCGCCGAGCGCAAGGCGGCGCGCGGCGACCGGGCCGAGGCCGTGGCCCCGGGGGCCTCCGCACCCTCCCTGGGCGCGGGCACCCGCCCTGCGACCGGGCCCGCCACCGCGCCCCGAGCCAAGGGCTCCGCCGACGACTTCAGCGACATCGAGGCCATCCTCAAGAAGCACGGCATATGACGACCGCATGCCACCGCTGACGTCACGACCTCCCGGGTGCCCTCGGGCTGAAACGACACAGAGAGTCGCGCGGACGTCCGGAACCGTTCACAACCCGAAGCAAGTCGGGCGAGACGGTGCGGAATGCGGCAACTCTCGCATACCGCGGGCAGGTTGATCGCGCACAGGGCCTGTCCTGCGCCATGATCTGCCGCGAGATGCTGGACACGAGACAGAGCGAGGCCGCGCCGCCGAAGGACGAGCCGCGCGGGTGCCTCTTCGCCCTATCCCAGCCACCGCTGATGATCTTCCTTGCGGTGATCGGGTGTCTGCTCCTCATGGCTGCGCTGCACGACCTGCTGTTGCTGTGAGCCGTACACGTCCGTCCCGGCGCCACCCGCCGGGACCGACGTCGCCCGAGCCCCGGCGCGCCGTACGAGCGGCCTGCCGAGCTACCGGCCGACGCCACCCGCCTGAGACGTGATCACCCGGTGTCCGGTCAGCCCGTCGCCTCCTTCCGGCGGGCCCGGTACGCGGCGACATGCAGCCGGTTGCCGCAGGTGCGGCTGTCGCAGTAGCGGCGCGAGCGGTTGCGGGAGAGGTCGACGAAGGCGCGCCGGCAGTCCGGCGCCTCGCAGCGCCGCAGCCGCTCCTGCTCCCCGGCGACCACGAAGAAGGCGAGCGCCATCCCGCCGTCGGCGGCCAGATGGTCGGCGACGGAGGCCCCCGGTGCGAAGTAGTGCACATGCCAGTCGTAGCCGTCGTGGTCCGTCAGGCGCGGGGTGGTGCCCGCCGCGGCGACCAGATCGTTGATCAGCACGGCGGCGGTACGGGCGTCCGGCGCCGCGAAGATCGCCGCGAAGCGCCCCCGGATGCTGCGCACCGCCGAGAGGTCGAACTCGGCCAGCACACCGACATCGCTGATCTCGTGGTTTCGTACGAAATCCGCGAGAGCCGGGACATCGGGCAGCCCGTCGGCCGCCGCGTCGTCCTCCGGCGCGGTGTTCACCAGATCCACCACGGTGTCGAGGGC
Above is a genomic segment from Streptomyces fodineus containing:
- the cobA gene encoding uroporphyrinogen-III C-methyltransferase — encoded protein: MAEHPAYPVGLRLSGRRVVVLGAGTVAQRRLPALIAAGADIVVVSPAATPSVEAMADAGEIAWVKRPYQDGDLAEAWYALIATSDPEANAQASAEAERHRVWCVRSDNADRATAWTPATGHSEGVTVAVLTTDARGRDPRHTAAIRDAVVEGLRDGTLVAPHHRTRTPGVALVGGGPGDPDLITVRGRRLLAEADVVIADRLGPRDLLAELPPHVEVIDAAKIPYGRYMAQEAINDALIEHAKQGKSVVRLKGGDPFVFGRGMEEVQALAEAGIPCTVVPGISSSISVPGAAGIPVTHRGVAHEFTVVSGHVAPDDERSLVDWPALARLTGTLVILMGVDKIGKIAETLVAHGKSPDTAVALVQEGTTAAQRRVDATLATVAETVRTEEVKPPAVIVIGEVVTVGPGSPA
- a CDS encoding phosphotransferase family protein; the encoded protein is MTLLPALTAEVRAAAHPDNAEGPCTCTGTCGPLADRPDATVVRHAGTVAKAHAPGTDPAELTLRLATAARLPDVLLPPLAPAPTPLRDRLVTFWPYGTPVDPDAPDAAPWEATATLLARLHRTPPPDGLPAMRGPAKAARAVARLHAALRTEPRAAAVPVLAAWAALPAWARAEAPMPGAPALCHGDLHLGQLVRHPAPDGPWRLIDVDDLGTGVPAWDLARPAAWYACGLLPPDEWTRFLGAYQRAGGPAVPAAGDPWPVLDVPARALTVQTAALAVTKAVAAGRPLDEVEQAIVDACARMAPIPHQLAPGVTD
- a CDS encoding aminotransferase class IV translates to MRIWLDGELRDPESARVSVFDHGLTVGDGIFETVKAVGGRPFALTRHLDRLTRSARGLGLPDPDHDEIREACTAVLAANPMPLGRLRITYTGGHGPLGSDRGEHGPTLVVAVGETTRRPDTTAVITVPWTRNERGALTGLKTTSYAENVVALARAHEHGASEALFGNTVGRLCEGTGSNVFVVLDGEIHTPPVASGCLPGITRALTVEWTGAKETDLPLDVLDRADEVFLTSTLRDVQAVHRVDDVELAGAPGPVTAKAMRIFDERAGQDLDP
- a CDS encoding chorismate-binding protein; its protein translation is MLHHPSGLPPLARFGDRVATGLLDVTSDPAALDSTGFWAVCADFEGRLTCARFADVRKEPVPAPVPGGWRGPALGDWTSSLDRAAYTAAVRRIREHIAAGEVYQANLCRVLGAPVAADADVDALTALLARGNPAPYAGTIRLPEHGVEIATASPELFLRRDGRVVESGPIKGTGRTEADLLEKDYAENVMIVDLVRNDLGRVCTTGSVTVPDLCAVEKHPGLVHLVSTVRGELRDGAGWPELLTAAFPPGSVTGAPKSSALTIIEALEPAPRGPYCGGIGWVDADRGVGELAVGIRTFWIDRAEGALRFGTGAGITWGSDPEGEWRETELKASRLLAVASGAYEANGRVFA
- a CDS encoding TrmH family RNA methyltransferase, producing MADLITVEDPDDPRLSDYTGLTDVELRRKREPAEGLFIAEGEKVIRRAKEAGYEMRSMLLSAKWIDVMRDVIDELPAPVYAVSPELAEQVTGYHVHRGALASMQRKPLPTAGELLRSARRVVVMESVNDHTNIGAIFRSAAALGMDAVLLSPDCADPLYRRSVKVSMGAVFSVPYARLETWPKGLEQVREAGFALLALTPDDKARSLDEAAPHRMDRVALMLGAEGDGLSTQALVAADEWVRIPMSHGVDSLNVGAAAAVAFYAVATGRPES
- a CDS encoding serine/threonine-protein kinase is translated as MNMAMMRLRREDPRVVGSFRLHRRLGAGGMGVVYLGSDKKGQRVALKVIRPDLAEDQEFRSRFAREVSAARRIRGGCTARLVAADLEAERPWFATQYVPGPSLHDKVADEGPLGAADAASIGAALSEGLVAVHEAGVVHRDLKPSNILLSPKGPRIIDFGIAWATGASTLTHVGTAVGSPGFLAPEQVRGAAVTPATDVFSLGATLAYASTGDSPFGHGSSEVMLYRVVHEEAQLHGVPDALAPLVRACLAKDPDDRPSTLQLSLRLKEIAAREAQGLADVRPPAPRAAEADRPTGRLVDTYPEQQRTQRRTSPGTPVPRGSAPSRSGVPARGGAGNGPRGNGTGVPARPGSARPTPVPRAGGPRSGSGKRPAGRNASGRPAQRTTGTGLRPANPRLLRQRLFVFVVVTLLVALGIAVAQGCQGPARGLGDDSGRHQQHAQPSPLTTDADQPASHGYESPPSQDFGK
- a CDS encoding GNAT family N-acetyltransferase, yielding MTTTLRPAEPLQQHPDGTRSRRFQVCVNSRPVGEIHLGTSPSFGDSVARVIDLRIDEPDRRRGRGTVAALAAEEVARGWGCTQIETLVPASADIALRLFGALGYTLRNRGMEKRLDTTPPELPPGSGARRMTEAEFDAWHAYESEEYARLWIERGVPEAAARAKARRDHERLLPHGLASAGMLFSVLEHEGARVGTLWVALRDGSAYVFDVKADAAHRGRGHGRTLMLLAERQAIEAGRPVLGLNVHAGNTPAERLYESLGYETTDHALSKPLL
- a CDS encoding DsbA family protein, giving the protein MSDSSPARTDALVLDVWCELQCPDCRTALDDVRALRARYGDRLELRLRHFPLEKHKHAFAAAQAAEEALEQGKGWPYVEAVLERVEELDRAGEPFLVEAARELGLDAEEFDTALIDGRHILIVDADQAEGKAIGVTGTPTYVIGGERLDGGKSQEGLRERIEEIADRLLGERDA
- a CDS encoding zf-TFIIB domain-containing protein produces the protein MHCPKCHAPMHTYNRNGVQIEQCSGCRGIFLDYGELEALTQLEAQWSRSVPPAPQSYPAPPAPAWGAPHGGHHGGHHGGHEHYGHHGHHGHKSWAHMLFSS